Sequence from the Paraburkholderia acidiphila genome:
CGTGGCCGTGGCCGAGGCGATGAGCGGCAGTGTGAGGCCCGCGTAGGTATTCGTGAGATGCAGCGTGGCCGCGACCTGCACCGTCGGGAAGATGCGCACTTCCACGGGCAGCATGAGCGTCACGAAGATCAGCCAGAACGCGAGACGCCGGAACGGAAAGCGAAAAAACACGATCGCATAGGCCGAGATGATCGAAATGGCGATCTTGCCCACCGAGATCACGAGCGCCGTGATGACACTGTTCAAGAGCATCGCGCCGAACGGGCTCGCGGCGCTGCCCGTGCCCACGTTCCATACGGTGGCCACGTTCGCGAACAGATGCGTGCCCGGCACGAGCGAGAGCGGCACCGAGAAAACTTCTTTCTCGTTCATCGTGGCGGCGCAAAACGCCACGTACACAGGGAAGGCCACCACCGCCACGCCGAGCAGCAGCATGACGTGGCAGAACAGGTTGAAGTATTTGCGGTTCTCGACCATCAGCTCATCACCCTTAGTACTGCACGCGTCGTTCGATAAAGCGGAACTGGAAGATCGTGAGCGCCGTGACGATCAGCATCAGCACGACCGACTGCGCGCCCGAACTGCCGATGTCGAGGCCGCGAAAGCCTTCGTCGAAGATCTTGTACACGAGCGTGCGCGTGGCCTGGCCGGGGCCGCCGCCCGTTGCGGCATCGATCACGGGGAACGTGTCGAAGAGCGCATAGACCACGTTCACCACGAGCAAAAAGAAGCTCGTGGGCGACAGCAGCGGAAACGCGATGCCGAAGAAGCGCCGCACGGGGCCCGCGCCGTCGATGGCGGCCGCCTCGAAGAGCGACTGCGGAATCGACTGCAGGCCTGCGTAAAAGAACAGGAAGTTGTAGCTGATCTGCTGCCAGACCGATGCGACCACCACGAGCGTCATGGCCTGGCCGGGGTTGAGCGCGTGGTTCCACGTCACGCCGAACCGCGCGAGCGCGAAGGTCACGAGCCCGATGCTCGGGTTGAACAGAAAGCCCCACAGCACGGCGGCAATGACGGGCGCGACCGCATACGGCCAGATGAGAAACGTTTGGTAGAAGCGCTTGCCGCGCGTCACGTGGTGCGCCATGGCCGCCAGCAGCAGCGAAATGCCGAGCCCCCCGAAGCTGACGAGCGCCGTGAAAACGAGCGTGGTCTGGACCGAGGCCAGATAGAGCGGATCGTGCAGCAACCGCGTGAAGTTGGCGAAGCCGACGAACACGGACGACGTGCCGAAGGCGTCCTGCGCCTGGGTGGACTGCAGGAGCGCCACGCCGGCCGGCCACAGAAAAAAGATCACGGTCACCGCAAGCTGCGGGCCGACGAGCAGGTACGGCAGCAGGCTCGCCCCGAAGCGGGAGCGTTGTTCCATTGCGTCACTCTCCTCGAGTGGCGGCGTCGCGCTGGGCGCGAACACCAGTTGGCGCGGCTTGTTTATCGATTTGAGCCGCCCCCTGGGCGGCGCCGCGTTCGCATTCTAGCCGAGACTCGTGACAGTGCGGATCAAAGCGCGGTGCAAGACTTCATTCGTCTCGATGCGTGGCACCGAGCGTTGCGATGAGCCGGTCCACCACGCCGGTCACATGGGCCGGCGTGATGGCCTTCGTGCACTGGTAGCGGAACGCGTCGCCCGCATGGCGCGGGCACCAGCCGAAGTCGCTGTCGTCGGACTCGTAGCGCGTGTCGTTGTAGCAGCTGTTGCAGGCGTGGAAATTGATCACGCGCCACGGCGTGTGGAATTCCGCCTTAGGGTGCGAGAAGCCGCTGATCAGCACGACCGGCACGCCCACGGCCCACGCGAGCCATGAGAGCCCGCTGCCAAGGCCCACGAAAAAGTCGGCGTGGGCGAGCAGGCTCGCGCGCTCGGTCAACGCTCGCGCGCCCGTGAAATCCTCGGCGCCTTCGGGCATGACGTTCATCTCGCCTGGCAAGCCATATTCGCGGTCGCGGTCGATACACAGCACCCGGTAACCGCGCGCCAACAGATGCGCGACGAGCGCGGGCCAGCCATGCGGGTTGTTCCAGTATTTGCATTGCGACGAGGCCTGCGTGGCGATGCAGACATAGCGCCCGGCAATGGCACGCTCGGGATTCGCGACTGAAACGCGCGGGCGGCGCTCGAACGCCGGCACGCCCAGCATGTACGAAGCGAAGTCCTGCAGATTGCTTACGCGCAGGTCGGTCGGCTGATGATCGCGGTCGGCGAGCGGCCGGTAGGCGCCGACGCGATACGTCGCATAGACAGGCTCGCCGGTTTCCTCTTCGGCGCGAGCAGCAGCCGTGAACGCGATGGCGGGATAGCCGGCCTCGAACAGCGCATGCAGCGACGCGGCCAGCCGCACGGTCAGCGCACAGGCATGCAGCGCGCGGAAAGCCTCGAACGCCGGCATCCAGGCGATCGCATCGCCTATCGCCCCGGATCCGACTTCCACGCGCACGCGGCGCCCTGCCGCATCGAAGGAATGCGAAAAGACGAGGCGCGGACCGTCGAACACTTCCAGCAGGAAGCGAACATAGTATTTTCGGCGGCTCGTGGCGATCTCGCCCGCATTCAACGCCTCGTCGAACAGCACATTGGCCGTGTCGAGATCGTGCATGCGCACGCGCCAGCCGTCTTGCGGCACCTGCACGCGGCAGCCGAAATTGAAGTCGTAGCGGATGCCCTCCGGGCCCGCCAGCGCGGGCGTGCCGGGCTGCGCGAAAGCGGTGGACTGAAGGCCGCGCTGGGCGCCGGGAGAAGGGAGAGCGGAGGGATTCATCGGGCGACCTGGCTGCGGGGAATGTTGATCCGGCGCGCAGCGTATCCCGGTCGCAAAAATAAAGGGGGCGTCGCCGCCCCCTGACTTCATCGCTGAATGCGCCGCTCAGGCAAGCGCCGCCGCGGCGAATTTGCCCATATCCGTGGCGGGATCGCGCAGCGCGTCGAGGTCGAGCTTCACGCCCTTGCCCACGAGCTTCTTGCCGCACAGGAAATCGGGCATCGAATTCACGGCGTCGACCGCGAGCAGCACGCGGTCTTTCAGGTAGTACACGGCGAAGCGGCGCGCGGCCGGATCGCCGCGCACGATGGCCTCGTCATAGCCTTCGAGCAGGCCCACCGTCTGGAGCTTGAGGTCGTACTGATCGGACCAGAACCACGGCGCGTCGCACGCGGGACGCGGCTTGCCGACAATGGCCGCGGCCGCGAGCTTCGCCTGCTCCACCGCGTTGTGCACGCTTTCCAGCCGCCCCGCGCGGCCATAATGCGCAAGCGGACGATGCGCGCAGTCGCCGATGGCGAAAACATCAGGGTCGCTCGTGCGCGCGTCGTCGTCGACCTGGATGCCGTTCGCGCACGTAATGCCCGCCGCTTTCGCGAGCGCTTCGTTCGGCAGGATGCCGATGCCGACGAGCGCAAGCGTGGCAGGCACGATCTCGCCATTGGCCAGCTTCACGCCGCTGAGCTTGCCGCCCTCGCCCACGAGCGCCTCGATCGTCGCGTTCAGGCGCAGTTCCACGCCCTGCGCGCGATGCTCGTTCGCGTAGAACGCGGAAACGGTCTCGCCCGTCACGCGGCCCAGCACGCGCGGCGCCGCTTCGAGCACCGTGACCTCGTGGCCGAGCTGGCGTGCCGCCGCTGCCGCTTCGAGGCCGATATAGCCGGCGCCGATCACCACGAGCTTTTCGCCAGGCTTCACGCGCTCGCGCAGCACGTCGGCGTCCGCGAGCGAGCGCAGTGCGATCACGCCCGCGAGATCGTGGCCCGGCACCGTCAACGCGCGCGGCGTCGAGCCGGTGGCGAGAATCAGCTTGTCGTATTGAAGCTGGCTGCCGTCGGCGAGGGTGAGCGTGCGACTCGCGCGGTCGAGCGACTGCGCGCTCGCACCGAGCTTAAGCTCGATGCGCTGCTCGTCGTAGAACGCGCGCGGCCTGAGCCACAGGCGTTCGACGTCGGCCTCGCCCTTCAAATAGGCCTTGCTGAGCGGCGGCCGGTGATAAGGCGGCACCGGTTCTTCGCCGACCAGCACGACGCGGCCTTCGAATCCATATTGCCGCAGCAGCGCCGCGGCGTTGCCGCCCGCGTGCCCTGCCCCAACGATCACCAACGTACCGCCGTTTTCTTGCATGTCCGCTCCCGCTTGATCTTGCGCTTTACCCATTGATCGATTCATTGCGCGCATGGGTGGCCAGGACTCATCCGCACCCTTCAATCCACGCCACCCGCCGCGCCAGGAACGAGATCATCTCATGGTTCTCGCGCGCACGCCGCGCTTAGTCGAAGGCGCGATCGTTCGGCGCGGCATAGAGCGCGCGCAGTCGCTCGCTCATCGGAAACGCGAAATTCACACCATTGGGCGGCACCGGCTTCTCGAACCACTTCGTGTACATCGCGTTGATTTCGCCGCTCTTCATGAGCCCCGCCATCGTGTCGTTCACGAGTTGCCGGAATTCGGGGTCGCCGTTGCGCATCATGAAGGCATACGCCTCCAGCGACTGCGGGGTACCGACGATCACCCATTCCGAAGGCTTCTGCGTGAGCGAGCGCGTGCCGGCGAGCAGCACGTCGTCCATCATGTAGGCCACAGCGCGCCCCGACTCGAGCGTGGCGCGCCCCTCGCGATAGTCGCGCGCGCTGATGATGCGCATGTTCATCTGCTTGTCGAGGTTCATGCGCCGCAGGATACGCTCGGACGTCGTACCCTGGTTCGTGAGCACCGTCTTGCCCGCGAGATCGGGAAAGTCGTGAATGCCCGAGTCCTTGCGCGTGAGCAGACGCGTGGTCGCCACGAAGAACGTATTGGAAAAGCTCACCTGAGCCTCGCGCGACTTCAGGTTCGTCGTGACGCCGCACTCCAGATCCACGGTGCCGTTCTGCACGAGCGGAATGCGATTTTGCGAAGTGACGGGAATGAAACGCACCTGCAGGTTCGGGCGCTTCGTCCTGACCTTGACGGCTTCGATCACCTTGTTGCAGATGTCCTGCGAAAAGCCGATCACCTGGTTGTCGCCAATCACGTAAGAGAACGGGACCGAAGTCTCGCGATAGCCAACCGCGATCGTATTCACCGAGCGGATCTTGTCGAGCGTGGGCTGCGCGACCTGGGCGGCCGCCGGCTGCAACAGCGCGAGGCACGTGACGATGGACCCGCAGGCCAGCGACTGCAGCTTCAGTCGGTTCATGAATCGGTCCTCTTCTCTTACTGTTGTCGTGCGCGGTCAAAGCCCACATATGTCGCCACAATCGAACATCGCGCAACATGCGGGAAATACCAGGGCATTCCCGGGATGTTAAGTCGACGACGAAAAAAAAGCAGCGGACCTTGCCGCTGCTTTTCCTGTCTACTGCTGCGCGATCGCCGCGGCCTGCACGATCAGCCGTTGACGAGCTTCTTCGGCTGCAGCAGTGCCAGCACCGCGCCTAGCACCATGGCCGCCGAAACGCAGTACATGCCCGCATTCGTGCTTTGCGTCACGTCCTTCATCCAGCCAATGATCGAAGGGCTTACGAAGCCCGCGAGATTGCCGATCGAGTTGATCATGCCAATGGCGGCGGCAGCCGACCCGCCCGCGAGGATCGCGCTCGGCCAGGTCCAGAACACCGGCATCGTGGCGAGCATGCCCGCCGCGCCCACCGAAAGGGCGAGCATGGCGAGCGGCACGTTGTTGCCGAACACGGTGCTGAAATACAGGCCGAGTGCCGAAGCCAGCGAAGCGATGGCGAAGTGCCAGCGGCGCTCGCCCGTGCGGTCGGCGCTCTTCGCCACGAACAACATGCTGAACACGGCGCACGCGTACGGAATGGCGGTGAGCAGGCCCACGTCGAGCGCACTCTTCACGCCGCTGGCCTTGATGAGCGTGGGCAGATAGAAGCTGATGCCGTAAAGGCCCATCATGCAGCAGAAGTAAATCACGGCCATGAGCCACACGCGGCCATTGGCGAACACCGAACCGATCGATGCGTGGCCCTTGCCAGCCTGGTCCTGCTCGATATTGCGTTCGAGCACGGCCTTCTCGTCCTCCGCGAGCCACTTCGCCGCGCGAATGCCGTTAGGCAGATAGAAGAGCGTGATCACGCCCAGCACGAGCGAAGGCACGGCTTCGATCAGAAAGAGCCACTGCCAGCCCGTCCAGCCGTTCGTGCCCGTGAACGCCGAGAGAATCCAGCCCGACAACGGGCCGCCCAGCACGCCCGCGATCGGAATGCCGATCATGAAGAGCGCATTCATGCGGCTGCGGCGCGCGGCAGGAAACCAGTAGGTGAGATAGAGCACGATGCCGGGGAAGAAGCCCGCCTCGGCCACGCCCAGCAGGAAGCGCACGAAATAGAACTGCGTGGGAGTCTTCACGAGCAGCGTGGCCGCCGAAAGCACGGCCCACGTAATCATGATGCGCGCGATCCATACGCGCGCGCCCACGCGGTGCATGAGAATATTGCTCGGGACTTCGAAGAAAAAGTAGCCGATAAAGAAAATGCCCGCGCCGAGACCGTATACGGTTTCGCTGAACTGCAGGTCGCTCAGCATCTGCAGCTTGGCGAAGCCGACGTTGACGCGGTCGAGATACGCGGCCACATAGCAAAGGAAAAGAAACGGCAACAGACGCAACGTCGCCTTGG
This genomic interval carries:
- a CDS encoding transporter substrate-binding domain-containing protein, yielding MNRLKLQSLACGSIVTCLALLQPAAAQVAQPTLDKIRSVNTIAVGYRETSVPFSYVIGDNQVIGFSQDICNKVIEAVKVRTKRPNLQVRFIPVTSQNRIPLVQNGTVDLECGVTTNLKSREAQVSFSNTFFVATTRLLTRKDSGIHDFPDLAGKTVLTNQGTTSERILRRMNLDKQMNMRIISARDYREGRATLESGRAVAYMMDDVLLAGTRSLTQKPSEWVIVGTPQSLEAYAFMMRNGDPEFRQLVNDTMAGLMKSGEINAMYTKWFEKPVPPNGVNFAFPMSERLRALYAAPNDRAFD
- a CDS encoding autotransporter strand-loop-strand O-heptosyltransferase, with the translated sequence MNPSALPSPGAQRGLQSTAFAQPGTPALAGPEGIRYDFNFGCRVQVPQDGWRVRMHDLDTANVLFDEALNAGEIATSRRKYYVRFLLEVFDGPRLVFSHSFDAAGRRVRVEVGSGAIGDAIAWMPAFEAFRALHACALTVRLAASLHALFEAGYPAIAFTAAARAEEETGEPVYATYRVGAYRPLADRDHQPTDLRVSNLQDFASYMLGVPAFERRPRVSVANPERAIAGRYVCIATQASSQCKYWNNPHGWPALVAHLLARGYRVLCIDRDREYGLPGEMNVMPEGAEDFTGARALTERASLLAHADFFVGLGSGLSWLAWAVGVPVVLISGFSHPKAEFHTPWRVINFHACNSCYNDTRYESDDSDFGWCPRHAGDAFRYQCTKAITPAHVTGVVDRLIATLGATHRDE
- a CDS encoding NAD(P)/FAD-dependent oxidoreductase: MQENGGTLVIVGAGHAGGNAAALLRQYGFEGRVVLVGEEPVPPYHRPPLSKAYLKGEADVERLWLRPRAFYDEQRIELKLGASAQSLDRASRTLTLADGSQLQYDKLILATGSTPRALTVPGHDLAGVIALRSLADADVLRERVKPGEKLVVIGAGYIGLEAAAAARQLGHEVTVLEAAPRVLGRVTGETVSAFYANEHRAQGVELRLNATIEALVGEGGKLSGVKLANGEIVPATLALVGIGILPNEALAKAAGITCANGIQVDDDARTSDPDVFAIGDCAHRPLAHYGRAGRLESVHNAVEQAKLAAAAIVGKPRPACDAPWFWSDQYDLKLQTVGLLEGYDEAIVRGDPAARRFAVYYLKDRVLLAVDAVNSMPDFLCGKKLVGKGVKLDLDALRDPATDMGKFAAAALA
- a CDS encoding MFS transporter, producing the protein MNTIASGQSKAALHNIEARAYSKATLRLLPFLFLCYVAAYLDRVNVGFAKLQMLSDLQFSETVYGLGAGIFFIGYFFFEVPSNILMHRVGARVWIARIMITWAVLSAATLLVKTPTQFYFVRFLLGVAEAGFFPGIVLYLTYWFPAARRSRMNALFMIGIPIAGVLGGPLSGWILSAFTGTNGWTGWQWLFLIEAVPSLVLGVITLFYLPNGIRAAKWLAEDEKAVLERNIEQDQAGKGHASIGSVFANGRVWLMAVIYFCCMMGLYGISFYLPTLIKASGVKSALDVGLLTAIPYACAVFSMLFVAKSADRTGERRWHFAIASLASALGLYFSTVFGNNVPLAMLALSVGAAGMLATMPVFWTWPSAILAGGSAAAAIGMINSIGNLAGFVSPSIIGWMKDVTQSTNAGMYCVSAAMVLGAVLALLQPKKLVNG
- the ugpA gene encoding sn-glycerol-3-phosphate ABC transporter permease UgpA, translating into MEQRSRFGASLLPYLLVGPQLAVTVIFFLWPAGVALLQSTQAQDAFGTSSVFVGFANFTRLLHDPLYLASVQTTLVFTALVSFGGLGISLLLAAMAHHVTRGKRFYQTFLIWPYAVAPVIAAVLWGFLFNPSIGLVTFALARFGVTWNHALNPGQAMTLVVVASVWQQISYNFLFFYAGLQSIPQSLFEAAAIDGAGPVRRFFGIAFPLLSPTSFFLLVVNVVYALFDTFPVIDAATGGGPGQATRTLVYKIFDEGFRGLDIGSSGAQSVVLMLIVTALTIFQFRFIERRVQY
- the ugpE gene encoding sn-glycerol-3-phosphate ABC transporter permease UgpE — encoded protein: MVENRKYFNLFCHVMLLLGVAVVAFPVYVAFCAATMNEKEVFSVPLSLVPGTHLFANVATVWNVGTGSAASPFGAMLLNSVITALVISVGKIAISIISAYAIVFFRFPFRRLAFWLIFVTLMLPVEVRIFPTVQVAATLHLTNTYAGLTLPLIASATATFLFRQFFLTLPNELIEAARIDGAGPLRFFWDVVLPLSKTNIASLFVITFIFGWNQYLWPILMSSTASMTTAVVGIKSMISSGDAATQWHLVMCATMIAMLPPLVVVLAMQRWFVRGLVDVEK